AAAGAAAAAATAATCGAAAAATTTTCACTTTTTTTGCCCTGACCCCTTTAAAAGTCAATCGAAATTAACTATAATTGTGCGCGTCAACGACGAACCGTCAAGACAAAAACAAAACGGAATATAGCTCAGCCTGGTAGAGCGCTTGCTTCGGGAGCAAGAGGTCGTGAGTTCGAATCTCGCTATTCCGATAAAACAAAAGGACACCCATGAGGGTGTCTTTTTGTTTTATACTGATATTCCGAGAGATGAGAACTCACGAAGTGAGTTCGACTAAATCGCCCCGAGAGCGAAGCGAATATCGCGTGATTTAGAGATTACGCCGCATGGCGTAACCCGGAGGGCAAAAGCCGAAACGAAGTGAGGATTTTGTCTTATCTCGCTATTCCGATAAAAAAGGAACCACCCATCAGGGTGGTTTCTTTTTATATCCGAATATCACCGAGATGAAGAACTCACGAAGTGAGTTCGAGTAGCAGCGAGGCGAGCGTCGCGACAGACCGCTAGCGGGATGGCATGAACAAGCCGATGCAGCGGACGCCGTAGGCGTCACTAAATCGCCCCGAGAGCGAAGCGAATATCGCGTGATTTAGAGATTACGCCGCTAGGCGTAACCCGAAGGGTAAAATCCGAAACGCAAGTGAGGATTTTATCTTATCTCGCAAAAGTCGGAATTTTTCTGTAATCAGGCTGTTGTTGCATAGATTACGCACCTTCCACCAGCCTTTTTATAGCCACAGCGTTCAACAATCTTATCGCAAAAGTATTTTGAACTATTAAGTATTTATTAATAACTGAGTTTACTGCCATCATCAGCGTCAGCCAAACTGCAAATGGAAACAGGAGTTATCTTTCGGGACTTTGACATAAAATCACCTCAAACTTTTTTGATTTTGAAGAACCGTCCACAGAAGATGTTGCACGTCCATAGTTTTAAATATAACCTAGAGCATTCTCTTTTTCAATCGTCCTTGCCTAGTGAGAAGTTTTTGCTTCTTTCGACTCTTACTGTCCAAATCGTTTTTCAGGATTCGGGCAGTGATCCTCGTGACTGTCAGGCCAAACCCACACTTCGTCTGCAAACGGGCAAGACCCGCACAGGCCGCCAACGGGGCACAAGCCCGCGGAACGGTCAAAGAAAAGGCTCCCTTCACAATGTACATTAGTCGACTTCAGTCGAGACCGCAGCAAAGCTACATCGTCTTCAGTAAGTTCATACTCTTTTCGAAATTCAGGTGGAACACATTTCAACAACACCACTTTATTCCACTTGATTCTATCAATTCCAATCGCAGTTGCCCATTCCACCAACGCAGGCACCTCTTGCAAATTCTTTTTATGCAGCGTCACTTGCAACGAGACCGTCGCGATTCTTGATTTTGCAGTCCCAGCGCTTCTCGATTCTGCGACTCTCGATTTCGAAGTTTCCGCGCATTCCACATCAGCAGTCCCCGCGCAACCAACATTCGCGCAGCTAGCTACACCCGCGCTGTAAGCATTCCCGCGCAACTTGTCTCGCAACCGAACCAACTTTTCAACGTTCGCTTTCCAGCCATCAAACTGTTCCGACGCCAAATAGCTCACCTTAATATCGCTACAAGCACACAACAACTTCGCCAAACATTCTTCACGCCCCCACTTTCCAGAGAACGTTCCGTTCGTCGTGATATTTAGCGGTAGCCCAAGCGCACCGCACAACTCTATCAGTTCGTCAAAATGCGAATAAAGTAGCGGTTCCCCCATTGTCGAAGGAATCACTTCTCGCAACAAGCGTTTACCCGAAACATCTCGCTCCGCGGCATACTTTTCAATCGCCGTCCGCGCAACTTCAAAAGGCATTTCGCCCATGCCAAGCGCGCGGCGTTCCTTATTGCAATTACGTTCCTTATTACAATCAGAAAAACGTTCCCCGTTACTATTCGCTAAGCGCGCATTTTCACTATCCAACACACAATCCCGATTATCATCTCTAGCATTTGAAGCATCACAATGAAGTAAAGCCCGCTGGTTCAAAAAACACAGCGGACAACGCAAATTGCAGACGTCAGGATTTGTGAGTAAAGTAACGCGTCGCATTTTTTAGTAGGCGGTAAACTGTAGACGGTAGGAAGTGTCATCATCGTCCAAGCGAAGCACAGGATGACAGACCCAAAGTCTACTATTCTTTCGTCTCTCGTCTGTAGGACCGCAGGTCCGTTCTTTCGTCTATTCTCTATGTTCTCTCAGGTACTTAATCGCAGCGAGGCCTGCGATAGCGCCCTCGCCCACAGCGACAGCCACTTGGAGCGTACCACCCGTGCAGTCACCCGCAGCAAAAAGCCCAGGAACGGTCGTCTGGAAATCCTTATCAAGCACGAGCTTTCCAGCATCGAACGCAGCGCCAGCTTTCAAAGCCAAATCCGTTGCATTCGCGCTACCCATGGCCACAAACAGTCCATCAAAATTTTCTTCAAGGCCGTCATCAAAACGCACGCCTTCAAACTTGCCCGCGCCCTTAAGCCCCACAACTTTGCGGTTCTCGATTTTCACATTTTCTGGGAACTTTGCCGTGAGTTCAGCGCCATTCGTCAATAACGTAACACTATTGACTACAGACAAAAGTTCAGTCGCTTCGTGCAAAGCGTATTCGCCCGAACCAAGCACAGCCACATCCTTTTTACGATAAAAGAACGCATCGCAAACAGCGCAATAGCTCACGCCGTGGCCTTCCATTTCTGCCATTCCCGGAATCGGAGTTTTTTTACGGGCAGCGCCAGTCGCCATCACGCAGACTTTTCCACGATACGATCCATTCAAGCCTGTAGCCGCAAATCCAAAGCCATCAAACATGAGGTCCGTCACCTCATCATCTACAATTTGGGCACCAAGCGCAAGCGCCTGCTTTTTGCCCACTTCGGCAAGTTCTTCACCCGTAAGAGGTTTCTCTAGACCAAAATAATTTTCGATTTTATGAGCTTTGGCAAGTGCTCCCACGCCTTTTCCAACTAGCTGAACTTCAAGCCCAGCACGAAGACCATAAAGAGCAGCCGAGATTCCAGCCGGTCCATAACCCAAAATCAATATATCTGCCATGTGACCCTCCACAATTAAGATACGAATTTATTTATTTTAAAATATATAACTGATTTAGAAATTTTTGGAACTGAGAATGATGTTGCAACGCTACCCTACGCGTGATTTATTTGTTGAAGCCGGATATGGTCCCAATTTCGCGGACCAGCTTATTCAGAATGCCTATAGCAAGCTATTTGAGGGCGACCCGATAGACGAGCGAATCTATTTTGAAGCATCCGACGACATGGCATACATCATCGACATTGGGCACGACGACATCCGTTCAGAAGGCATGAGCTATGGCATGTTCATTGCCGCACTGACAGACCACGAAGTCACGTTCGACAAACTTTGGAACTTTTCCAAAAGATTCGTCCGCAACAATGAAGGTCCACACAAAGGATATTTTTCATGGCAAGTCAACACCACGGACTTTTCCATGATGGATCCTGGTGCAGCACCGGATAGCGAAGAATATTTCGCCACAGCACTCCTTATTGCAGCAAAGCGATTCAACCGCGAAGACCTCCGTCGCGAGGCTATCGAGCTCATCAACGACATTAAATACAAACCGGTAAACGAACTCGTCGGACCGATTATAGACCCCGAACGGAAAATCATCAAATTCTCCCCCGTTCTCGGAAACGACTTTACCGACCCGAGCTACCACACCATGGCGTTCTACCGCATATTTGCCGAAGCCACGGGCGATGAATCCTGGTTTGAAGTCGCAAACGCAAGTATTGAATTTTTGCAAAAAGCCGCCCATCCCACAACAGGACTTTGCCCTGATTACTCTGAATACGACGGCACCCCCAAAGCCATGCCCTGGTTCCCCGAAAGCAACAACTTTAGCGGTGATGCCTGGCGCGTAGCGCTCAATTTAAGCCTCGACTATTCAATCTTCCGCGGGCACGAGAGCGAAAAAGAAAT
This region of Fibrobacter succinogenes genomic DNA includes:
- a CDS encoding NAD(P)/FAD-dependent oxidoreductase; this translates as MADILILGYGPAGISAALYGLRAGLEVQLVGKGVGALAKAHKIENYFGLEKPLTGEELAEVGKKQALALGAQIVDDEVTDLMFDGFGFAATGLNGSYRGKVCVMATGAARKKTPIPGMAEMEGHGVSYCAVCDAFFYRKKDVAVLGSGEYALHEATELLSVVNSVTLLTNGAELTAKFPENVKIENRKVVGLKGAGKFEGVRFDDGLEENFDGLFVAMGSANATDLALKAGAAFDAGKLVLDKDFQTTVPGLFAAGDCTGGTLQVAVAVGEGAIAGLAAIKYLREHRE
- a CDS encoding glycosyl hydrolase family 8, whose product is MMLQRYPTRDLFVEAGYGPNFADQLIQNAYSKLFEGDPIDERIYFEASDDMAYIIDIGHDDIRSEGMSYGMFIAALTDHEVTFDKLWNFSKRFVRNNEGPHKGYFSWQVNTTDFSMMDPGAAPDSEEYFATALLIAAKRFNREDLRREAIELINDIKYKPVNELVGPIIDPERKIIKFSPVLGNDFTDPSYHTMAFYRIFAEATGDESWFEVANASIEFLQKAAHPTTGLCPDYSEYDGTPKAMPWFPESNNFSGDAWRVALNLSLDYSIFRGHESEKEICERILHFFQNSTPYLSDYSVDGGPYPHQGRNATPGLIAMNAAAAQVLPIDDPRITPFVRRLAALSVPYRFWRYYDGMLYMIGLLATAGKITL